The DNA segment GCCGTCGCGCCCGGATCATCTCTGGACGGGGTTGCGCTGTGTCGTCAGAATGCCGCCCGATTTGGCCGGGGGGCGTCATGCGCATCGAAGCTGAGGGGATCAACCGTCATATCGGGGCGCGCCTGCGCCTGCTCCGCAAGAAGCGCGGCCTGAGCCAGGCGGATCTCGGGACGATCCTCGGCGTCTCGTTCCAGCAGATGGGGAATTACGAGAAAGGCAGGGATCGTCTGAGCGCGGCGGCGCTCTTCCTGCTGGCGCGCTTCCTGGAAACGAGCCCGGCGGCCTTCTTCGAGGGCCTGTCCCGAACGGATGCGGGCTTCGCCGAGGATCAGGCGAACTATGCGCCGGCGGCCGAGCTGCCGCCCCGGCCCGACCGGCTCGATGCCGCCTTCGGGCGAATCCGCTCGCAGCGGGAGCGCGCCCTGGCCGTGGCGATCGTCGAGACGATCGCGCGCTGCGACGAGGGCCCGCCCTGAACCCTCGCGGGCGCTTCGCGAGCCCGGCCGTCAGGGCTCCATCAGGGCCGCGACATGGGCCGCCGTCGATTTCGCCAGCGCCTCGAGATCGTAGCCGCCCTCCAGCACCGAGACGATGCGGCCGCCGGCATGGCGATCGGCCGCCTCCATCAGCTTCTGCGTCGCCCAGGCGAAATCGGCCTCGCGCAGGTTGAGGCTGGCGAGCGGGTCGCGCCAATGCGCGTCGAACCCCGCCGAGATCACCACCAGATCCGGAGCGAACGCATCGAGCCGCGGCAGGATCGTGTTCTCGAAGGCGTCGCGGAATTCGTCGGAGCCGTCCCCTGCGTGCAAGGGGGCGTTGACGATCGTGCCCGCGCTGCCGCGCTCCGAGGCCGCGCCGGTGCCGGGGTAGAGCGGCATCTCGTGGACGGAGGCGTAGAGCACCGAGGCGTCGTCCCAGAAGATGTCCTGCGTGCCGTTGCCGTGGTGCACGTCCCAGTCGACGATGGCGACGCGCTTCGCCCCGTGCGCCCGTTGCGCGTGGCGTGCCGCGATGGCCGCCTGGTTGAAGAAGCAGAAGCCCATGGCGCGCTCGCGCTCGGCGTGGTGGCCGGGCGGGCGCATCGCCACGAAGGCGTTGCGGGCCCTGCCGGCCATGACCTCGTCCACGGCGGCAACAGTGCCGCCGACGGCGCGCAGCGCCGCCTCGACGGTACCGGGCGACATCGCCGTGTCGGCATCGAGCGCCACGAAGCCCTGCTGCGGGGCGGCGTCGAGGATCGCCTGCGCATGCGGCAGGGGGTGGCAGAGGCCGATCTGCTCCAGCGTGCCGCGCGGCGCCTCCAGCCGGACGAGCGGGGCGAAGCGCTCGGCTTCGAGCGCCTGCTCCACGGCCCTGAGCCGGTCCGGACGCTCCGGATGCCCGGGGAGCGCGGCGTGCAGCAGGCCGGCGGGGTGGGTGATCAGCAGGGTCGTCACGGGGTTTGTCCGGTGGTGGGACCGTGGCCGGTTTGCCACGTTCGCGGCTGTTGCGGGTGCGGCGCGGGGAACAAGATTGCGCCGCGCCGGTTTGGAGCCTAGTCCTGCGCGGGATCGTCCCTGCCCTGACCGCTCGGGTCATCTGTTTGCAGGCTCTCCCCGGCGATACGAAGCGTTAAGATCTGATTCATCATAAAGGCTGTCTCCGGGCCGCTCTGGTGGAAGCTATGAACAAGACCGTTTTCGTCGCACTGGCGCTGTCGGCCCTGCTGGGGGCGTGCCAGTACAAGAGCGTCAACGCGCCGGCGCTCTCGGCCCGCGACGCCGAATATATCGCGCTCGTGCCCAAGTTCGACACCTATCTGCCTTATCTGCCTTACGAGATCGCCGATCCGACCGGCCAGCCGCCCGGTACGATCTATATCGATACCAGGGAGAAGTTCCTCTATCTCGTGCTGCCGAACAAGAAGGCGATCCGCTACGGCGTCGCCACCGGCGACGAAGCCTATGGCTGGACCGGCGAGGCCGTGGTCCAGCGCAAGGCCGAATGGCCGCGCTGGACGCCGCCGGCCGAGATGGTGAAGCGCTGGCCGCATCTGAAGCCCGTCGCCGGCGGCATGAACGGCGGGCCGGAGAACCCGCTCGGCGCGCGCGCGCTCTACCTCTACCAGAACGGCCACGACACGCTCTACCGCATCCACGGCACCAACGAGCCGGAGACGATCGGC comes from the Bosea sp. (in: a-proteobacteria) genome and includes:
- a CDS encoding L,D-transpeptidase, translating into MNKTVFVALALSALLGACQYKSVNAPALSARDAEYIALVPKFDTYLPYLPYEIADPTGQPPGTIYIDTREKFLYLVLPNKKAIRYGVATGDEAYGWTGEAVVQRKAEWPRWTPPAEMVKRWPHLKPVAGGMNGGPENPLGARALYLYQNGHDTLYRIHGTNEPETIGRSASSGCIRMRNIDVIDLYNRVPAGARVVVV
- a CDS encoding helix-turn-helix transcriptional regulator, encoding MRIEAEGINRHIGARLRLLRKKRGLSQADLGTILGVSFQQMGNYEKGRDRLSAAALFLLARFLETSPAAFFEGLSRTDAGFAEDQANYAPAAELPPRPDRLDAAFGRIRSQRERALAVAIVETIARCDEGPP
- a CDS encoding histone deacetylase family protein, whose protein sequence is MTTLLITHPAGLLHAALPGHPERPDRLRAVEQALEAERFAPLVRLEAPRGTLEQIGLCHPLPHAQAILDAAPQQGFVALDADTAMSPGTVEAALRAVGGTVAAVDEVMAGRARNAFVAMRPPGHHAERERAMGFCFFNQAAIAARHAQRAHGAKRVAIVDWDVHHGNGTQDIFWDDASVLYASVHEMPLYPGTGAASERGSAGTIVNAPLHAGDGSDEFRDAFENTILPRLDAFAPDLVVISAGFDAHWRDPLASLNLREADFAWATQKLMEAADRHAGGRIVSVLEGGYDLEALAKSTAAHVAALMEP